One region of Bacillus pumilus genomic DNA includes:
- the lexA gene encoding transcriptional repressor LexA: protein MTKLSKRQLDILTFIKEEVKSKGYPPSVREIGEAVGLASSSTVHGHLARLETKGLIRRDPTKPRAIEVLDEEEMNIPKSAVMNVPVIGKVTAGLPITAVENVEEYFPLPETFAAPDEQVFMLEIMGESMIDAGILDKDYVIVRQQSTANNGDIVVAMTEEDEATVKRFYKEDTHFRLQPENPSMEPIILQNVSILGKVIGVFRNIH from the coding sequence ATGACGAAGCTATCAAAAAGACAACTCGATATCCTGACATTCATCAAAGAAGAAGTAAAAAGCAAGGGCTATCCCCCATCCGTTCGTGAAATTGGAGAAGCTGTCGGTCTAGCATCCAGTTCAACGGTTCATGGACATTTAGCTAGACTAGAAACGAAGGGCTTAATTAGAAGAGACCCGACAAAACCTAGAGCGATCGAAGTACTAGATGAAGAGGAAATGAATATTCCAAAGAGTGCTGTAATGAACGTACCAGTCATCGGAAAAGTAACAGCAGGCCTGCCTATTACGGCTGTTGAGAATGTAGAAGAGTACTTCCCTCTTCCAGAGACTTTTGCAGCACCAGATGAACAAGTATTTATGCTTGAAATTATGGGAGAAAGTATGATTGACGCAGGAATTTTGGACAAGGACTATGTCATTGTGCGTCAGCAAAGCACTGCTAACAATGGAGATATTGTCGTCGCCATGACAGAGGAAGATGAAGCGACAGTGAAACGTTTCTATAAAGAAGATACACACTTTAGATTACAGCCAGAAAATCCATCTATGGAACCGATTATTTTACAGAATGTAAGTATACTAGGTAAAGTGATTGGCGTATTTAGAAATATTCACTAA
- a CDS encoding CcdC family protein: MMVLISSIIAICMAVAVMFIRIKSSAKPATAKKIILPPIFMSTGALMFFVPMFQVTGAEFLEAITVGMFFSIFLIKTSKFEIRGNEIYLKRSKAFVFILIGLLVLRIGMKTILSSSIDYGSLSGMFWILAFGMIVPWRVAMYLSFRKLSKQLDPQQVQMN, translated from the coding sequence ATGATGGTCTTAATCTCTTCTATAATTGCAATATGTATGGCGGTAGCCGTCATGTTTATTCGCATTAAGTCATCTGCGAAACCGGCAACCGCGAAAAAAATTATATTACCTCCTATTTTTATGAGCACTGGTGCACTGATGTTTTTTGTTCCAATGTTTCAGGTAACTGGGGCTGAATTTCTTGAAGCGATCACAGTGGGGATGTTTTTCTCCATCTTTTTAATCAAAACATCGAAGTTTGAAATTAGAGGGAACGAGATTTACTTAAAGCGGTCAAAAGCATTTGTATTTATTCTCATTGGACTTCTTGTTCTTCGTATCGGGATGAAGACGATCCTGAGTTCTTCTATTGATTATGGCTCTCTAAGCGGAATGTTTTGGATACTTGCCTTTGGCATGATTGTACCTTGGCGCGTTGCCATGTATTTGTCGTTTAGAAAGCTGTCTAAGCAATTAGATCCGCAGCAGGTTCAAATGAATTAA
- the tkt gene encoding transketolase, translating into METIELKSIATIRTLSIDAIEKANSGHPGMPMGAAPMAYALWTNHLNVSPQNPNWFNRDRFVLSAGHGSMLLYSMLHLSGYNLSIDDLKQFRQWGSKTPGHPEFGHTEGVDATTGPLGQGIAMAVGMALAERHLAETYNKDNFNVVDHYTYSICGDGDLMEGISSEAASLAGHLGLGRLIVLYDSNDISLDGDLDRSFSENVKNRFEAMNWEVLYVKDGNNIEEVTAAIKKAKQSTDRPTLIEVKTTIGFGSPNRAGTSGVHGAPLGSDEAKLTKEAYSWTFEEDFHVPSEVYDHFKEAVKDAGQKKEAAWNELFAQYEKEYPELAAQLQLAIEGKLPENWDQEVPVYEAGSSLASRASSGEVLNGIAKQVPFFIGGSADLAGSNKTTIKNTDDFGKDHYAGKNIWFGVREFAMGAALNGMALHGGLRVFGGTFFVFSDYLRPAIRLAALMGLPVTYVFTHDSIAVGEDGPTHEPVEQLASLRAMPNLSVIRPADGNETAAAWKLAVSSTDKPTALVLTRQNLPTIDQAPEKAYEGVEKGGYVVVEAADAQPEALLLASGSEVGLAIEAQKALEKEGIRASVVSLPAWDRFDQQSDEYKESVLPTAVRARIAIEMGASLGWERYTGLDGDVIAIDKFGASAPGETIIEKYGFTVSNVVSRVKAKLNK; encoded by the coding sequence ATGGAAACGATTGAATTGAAATCTATTGCAACAATACGTACTCTCTCCATAGACGCAATTGAAAAAGCGAATTCCGGCCACCCTGGAATGCCGATGGGTGCTGCACCAATGGCATACGCTTTATGGACGAATCACTTAAACGTAAGTCCGCAAAACCCAAATTGGTTTAACAGAGACCGTTTTGTATTATCTGCGGGACATGGTTCTATGCTTCTATATAGCATGCTTCATTTAAGCGGATACAACTTGAGCATCGATGATCTAAAACAATTCCGCCAATGGGGTAGCAAAACACCTGGACATCCTGAATTTGGACATACAGAGGGCGTCGATGCTACAACAGGTCCTTTAGGACAGGGGATTGCCATGGCAGTTGGTATGGCACTTGCAGAAAGACATCTTGCGGAAACGTATAACAAAGACAACTTTAATGTTGTAGATCACTATACATACAGCATTTGCGGAGATGGAGACTTAATGGAGGGAATTTCCTCTGAAGCTGCTTCCCTTGCTGGTCATTTAGGCTTAGGCCGTTTAATTGTCCTTTATGATTCAAATGATATTTCTTTAGATGGCGACCTAGATCGTTCATTCTCTGAAAATGTGAAGAATCGTTTTGAAGCGATGAACTGGGAAGTTCTTTATGTGAAAGACGGCAACAACATTGAAGAAGTGACGGCTGCTATCAAAAAGGCAAAACAAAGCACAGACAGACCTACACTGATTGAAGTGAAAACAACAATCGGTTTCGGATCGCCAAACCGTGCAGGAACTTCTGGTGTGCATGGTGCACCACTTGGCAGCGACGAAGCCAAGCTGACGAAGGAAGCTTACTCTTGGACGTTTGAAGAAGATTTCCATGTACCTTCTGAAGTGTACGATCATTTCAAAGAAGCTGTAAAAGACGCTGGTCAGAAAAAAGAAGCAGCTTGGAATGAATTATTTGCGCAATATGAAAAAGAATACCCTGAGCTTGCAGCTCAATTGCAGCTTGCGATTGAAGGAAAGCTTCCTGAGAATTGGGATCAAGAGGTTCCTGTTTATGAAGCAGGTTCAAGTCTTGCCTCCCGCGCTTCTTCAGGCGAAGTATTAAATGGCATTGCGAAGCAAGTACCTTTCTTCATTGGCGGGTCTGCTGACCTTGCAGGTTCAAACAAAACAACGATTAAAAACACAGACGATTTTGGTAAAGATCATTATGCTGGTAAGAACATTTGGTTCGGCGTCAGAGAATTTGCAATGGGTGCCGCGTTAAACGGTATGGCGCTTCACGGCGGCCTTCGTGTATTCGGCGGAACGTTCTTTGTTTTCTCAGATTACTTAAGACCAGCGATTCGTCTTGCTGCCTTAATGGGACTTCCAGTTACTTATGTCTTTACTCATGACAGTATCGCTGTTGGTGAAGATGGTCCGACGCATGAACCGGTTGAACAGCTTGCTTCATTACGTGCGATGCCGAACCTTTCTGTCATTCGCCCTGCGGATGGAAACGAAACAGCTGCAGCGTGGAAACTTGCTGTATCTTCAACGGATAAACCGACAGCACTAGTTCTGACTCGTCAAAACCTTCCAACGATTGACCAAGCACCTGAGAAGGCGTATGAGGGAGTAGAAAAGGGTGGATACGTCGTCGTTGAAGCTGCTGATGCGCAGCCAGAAGCACTTCTACTCGCATCTGGATCTGAAGTCGGTTTAGCGATTGAAGCGCAAAAAGCACTTGAGAAAGAAGGAATCCGCGCGTCTGTTGTCAGTCTTCCTGCATGGGATCGTTTCGATCAGCAGTCAGACGAATACAAAGAATCAGTCCTTCCTACAGCAGTGCGGGCTCGTATTGCGATTGAAATGGGGGCTTCACTTGGCTGGGAGCGTTACACTGGTCTTGATGGTGACGTAATTGCCATTGATAAATTTGGCGCTTCTGCACCTGGTGAAACCATTATTGAGAAATACGGCTTTACGGTCAGCAATGTCGTCAGCCGTGTGAAAGCGAAGCTGAACAAATAA
- a CDS encoding IseA DL-endopeptidase inhibitor family protein, whose protein sequence is MKKLFVLLTAIMLMISLQSTTLAASKKPATLTNKEALHIALDAREHFWSAMSGYKINEHSDYKLKSFSYKDMTYNYLSKTFDTKKKLNSYLSQVFTKEAINQGLKDYQFIVHKGKMAVPVGDGDNMLNWDKATPKLVSKKQTVRTYEFTVPTLDGRKVQRTVTFEKGQKDWKVTKIDAVI, encoded by the coding sequence TTGAAAAAATTATTCGTTTTATTAACTGCTATTATGCTTATGATCTCATTACAATCTACAACATTGGCCGCTTCTAAAAAACCAGCCACTTTGACAAATAAAGAAGCGTTACATATTGCCCTTGATGCACGGGAACACTTTTGGAGTGCGATGTCAGGCTACAAAATTAATGAACATTCTGATTACAAATTAAAATCATTTAGCTATAAAGACATGACTTACAACTATCTTTCTAAAACATTTGATACAAAGAAAAAACTAAACAGCTACCTATCTCAAGTTTTCACAAAAGAAGCCATCAATCAAGGTTTAAAAGACTACCAGTTCATTGTTCATAAAGGCAAAATGGCTGTTCCAGTCGGCGACGGAGACAATATGCTTAATTGGGATAAAGCGACACCTAAACTTGTCTCTAAAAAACAAACAGTCCGCACATATGAATTCACTGTCCCAACACTTGATGGACGCAAAGTACAAAGAACGGTTACGTTCGAAAAAGGACAAAAAGATTGGAAAGTCACAAAAATTGACGCTGTTATCTAA
- a CDS encoding NucA/NucB deoxyribonuclease domain-containing protein yields MGTLLGGFGEEHAAKGADRYDHVIQFPKERYPETGSHIQEAIRKGHSDVCTIDRNGADARRQESLKGIPTKPGFDRDEWPMAVCLEGGKGASVQYVSPSDNRGAGSWVGHQISGFPDGKRILFIVK; encoded by the coding sequence ATGGGCACGCTATTAGGTGGATTTGGGGAGGAACATGCGGCAAAAGGTGCCGATCGATATGATCATGTCATTCAATTTCCAAAGGAACGGTACCCTGAAACAGGCAGTCATATTCAAGAAGCCATTCGAAAAGGGCATTCAGATGTGTGTACGATAGACCGAAATGGAGCAGATGCCCGCAGGCAAGAATCATTAAAAGGCATTCCGACAAAACCTGGCTTTGACCGGGATGAGTGGCCGATGGCGGTTTGTCTTGAGGGAGGAAAAGGCGCAAGCGTTCAATATGTCAGTCCATCTGATAATAGGGGAGCAGGCTCATGGGTCGGGCACCAAATCAGCGGATTTCCTGATGGGAAAAGAATATTATTCATTGTGAAATAA
- a CDS encoding DUF896 domain-containing protein — MISKNQLARINELSKKSKETGLSDAEKTEQKQLREEYLKAFRSSMKNTLKTVKIVDPEGNDVTPEKLKRERDQNLH; from the coding sequence ATGATTTCTAAAAATCAGCTTGCAAGAATCAATGAGCTTTCAAAAAAGTCAAAAGAGACCGGTTTGTCAGACGCTGAAAAAACAGAACAAAAGCAATTAAGAGAAGAGTATTTAAAAGCTTTTCGTTCTTCTATGAAAAATACACTTAAAACCGTGAAAATCGTTGACCCTGAAGGAAACGATGTCACACCAGAAAAATTAAAAAGAGAAAGAGATCAAAACCTTCATTAA
- a CDS encoding STAS domain-containing protein codes for MDKNRALYDFFMQHAEKLTETWYESIEDDDPESIYRSTDSSIISELKRQNQDYYQHFIRALIEDKTYLHTEFKKWSEDLASDPKHLNTPLDYVVREYMSNQRVVLHYLKEFIKQRQDEIDIDRIFYWYDLISEAFNISIHMFIQQYVKNTTRKLVAQRDMIYELSSPVIVLKSYIALLPLVGDIDTARAKIILENTLKQCSQKGVQHLCIDLSGVVIIDTMVAHQIFDLVTSLRLIGVETTISGIRPEIAQTAVQLGLPFNEFRTASSLAHALDRMTEFTSI; via the coding sequence ATGGATAAGAACCGTGCATTATACGATTTTTTTATGCAGCATGCAGAGAAGTTGACTGAAACATGGTATGAATCAATTGAGGACGATGATCCAGAATCCATATACCGTTCAACAGATTCCAGCATCATATCAGAGCTAAAACGGCAAAATCAAGATTATTACCAGCATTTTATACGTGCTCTTATTGAAGACAAGACGTATTTACATACTGAGTTTAAAAAGTGGTCTGAAGACTTAGCCAGTGACCCAAAGCATTTAAACACACCATTAGATTATGTTGTGAGAGAATACATGTCCAATCAAAGAGTGGTCCTTCATTACTTAAAAGAATTTATTAAACAGCGTCAAGATGAAATTGATATTGACCGCATCTTTTATTGGTATGATTTAATTTCAGAGGCGTTTAATATTTCCATTCATATGTTCATCCAGCAATATGTGAAAAATACAACGAGGAAGCTCGTGGCACAAAGAGACATGATTTACGAGCTGAGCTCACCTGTCATTGTCTTAAAAAGTTATATTGCGTTATTGCCGTTAGTAGGTGATATTGATACAGCGAGAGCAAAGATTATTTTAGAAAATACGCTAAAACAGTGCTCACAAAAAGGTGTACAGCATTTATGTATTGATTTATCGGGCGTTGTCATTATTGATACAATGGTGGCTCATCAAATCTTTGATCTTGTCACATCACTTCGGTTAATTGGAGTAGAGACAACTATTTCAGGAATCAGACCAGAAATTGCCCAAACCGCTGTGCAGCTCGGGCTTCCTTTTAATGAATTTCGCACGGCATCATCACTTGCTCACGCCTTAGACCGCATGACTGAATTTACTTCAATATAA
- the sirA gene encoding sporulation inhibitor of replication protein SirA, whose amino-acid sequence MERHYYIYWIEDEFAHHYFGRESILFHLFESLHWTNRTEDELVMLVKQVDYVTKRIPAFHMHQRLMNNLTNVHYTQIGSIYSASLPDGKGTAAFIIKDRYIQMSATGSYEAEAVFFEVLRKISPCFLAMDFGSKKHGWLNPVKVRNFV is encoded by the coding sequence ATGGAACGCCATTATTATATTTATTGGATTGAGGATGAATTTGCGCATCATTATTTTGGCAGAGAATCAATTTTGTTTCATTTGTTTGAGTCGTTACACTGGACGAACCGCACGGAAGATGAATTGGTGATGCTTGTGAAACAAGTGGATTACGTGACGAAACGAATCCCTGCTTTTCATATGCATCAGCGATTAATGAACAACTTAACGAACGTTCACTATACACAAATTGGCTCGATATACAGCGCTTCCTTACCTGATGGAAAAGGAACGGCTGCATTTATCATAAAAGATCGTTATATCCAAATGTCTGCCACCGGTAGTTATGAAGCAGAAGCAGTGTTTTTTGAAGTGCTGAGAAAAATTAGTCCTTGCTTCCTTGCGATGGACTTCGGTTCAAAGAAGCACGGGTGGCTCAATCCGGTAAAAGTGAGGAATTTTGTTTAA
- a CDS encoding small acid-soluble spore protein P produces MTNKNTGKDIRQNSPKEHQGGQPEPLSGSKKVKNRNHTRQKHNSHHDM; encoded by the coding sequence ATGACGAATAAAAACACAGGAAAAGACATCCGTCAAAACTCGCCTAAGGAGCATCAGGGCGGACAGCCTGAGCCATTATCAGGCAGTAAAAAAGTAAAAAACCGCAACCATACAAGACAAAAGCACAATTCTCATCACGATATGTAA
- a CDS encoding DUF2621 domain-containing protein yields the protein MLSGWFLWFILFWGTVMIGLLAIGGFFMFRKFLKRLPKEDGKSELDWQDEYIQRSLHLWREEDKQLLNELVLPVPELFRDVAKEKIAGKIGELALKEQAASINLDLIIRGYIIATPKRDHKFLLKRLQEKNIDHTPYEALLK from the coding sequence ATGTTAAGCGGCTGGTTTTTGTGGTTCATTTTATTTTGGGGTACGGTGATGATCGGATTACTCGCAATCGGTGGCTTTTTTATGTTTCGCAAATTTTTAAAACGATTGCCGAAGGAAGATGGGAAATCAGAGCTTGATTGGCAGGATGAATATATTCAAAGGAGCCTCCACCTATGGCGGGAAGAAGACAAACAGCTTTTAAATGAGCTTGTATTACCTGTTCCAGAGCTGTTTAGAGATGTCGCCAAAGAAAAAATTGCAGGAAAAATTGGCGAACTGGCTTTAAAAGAACAAGCTGCGAGCATTAATTTAGACTTAATCATTCGCGGCTATATTATCGCTACACCAAAGCGTGATCATAAGTTTTTATTGAAGCGCCTTCAAGAAAAAAACATCGATCATACGCCATATGAAGCATTATTAAAATAA
- a CDS encoding cytochrome c biogenesis CcdA family protein — protein sequence MTDLNYFLAFGAGFLSFISPCCLPLYPAFLSYITGVSMDEVKSEKVMLRRRSLLHTLFFLIGFSIIFIAIGFGTSFVGKFFDDYHQAIRQVGAILIIFFGFMTLGVFQPSFLMGEKRMQFKNRPAGFFGSILIGMGFAAGWTPCTGPILSAVIALASNNPESAVPYMMAYVFGFGVPFFVLSFFITKMAWIRKRQQLIMKIGGIIMIVVGILLFFDLLTWIIIMFSSLFGGFTGF from the coding sequence TTGACAGATTTGAATTACTTTTTAGCTTTCGGAGCAGGATTCCTTTCTTTTATCTCACCGTGCTGTCTGCCGCTTTATCCAGCGTTTTTATCTTATATTACGGGCGTTAGTATGGATGAAGTGAAATCTGAGAAGGTGATGCTGAGAAGAAGAAGTCTGCTTCATACCTTATTCTTTTTAATTGGTTTCTCTATTATCTTTATTGCGATAGGCTTTGGGACATCGTTTGTTGGGAAGTTTTTTGATGATTACCATCAAGCGATTCGCCAGGTTGGAGCTATCCTCATTATTTTCTTTGGTTTTATGACGCTTGGTGTATTTCAGCCTTCTTTCCTCATGGGCGAAAAGAGAATGCAGTTCAAAAACCGACCTGCTGGTTTTTTTGGATCGATTCTCATTGGAATGGGCTTTGCCGCTGGTTGGACACCTTGTACAGGACCTATTTTATCTGCTGTTATCGCACTGGCGAGTAACAATCCTGAGTCGGCTGTGCCTTATATGATGGCGTATGTATTTGGATTTGGCGTTCCATTTTTTGTCCTCTCCTTTTTCATTACGAAAATGGCGTGGATCAGAAAGCGTCAGCAGCTCATCATGAAAATTGGCGGGATCATTATGATTGTGGTAGGGATATTGCTGTTCTTTGATCTTCTCACATGGATTATCATCATGTTCTCATCCTTGTTTGGCGGATTTACAGGCTTTTGA
- the yneA gene encoding cell division suppressor protein YneA yields the protein MRLKESIIFIGVFSFIVGIFLSLIAVTSHNDPNQYVKIEVQSGDTLWGLADQVNDSKSIDKNAFIDWVTQHNDLASTEIQPGDILVIPVKKEHPVVYQLATVQ from the coding sequence ATGAGGTTAAAAGAATCTATTATTTTTATTGGGGTATTCTCATTCATCGTTGGCATATTTCTCTCACTTATTGCAGTCACAAGCCATAATGATCCAAATCAGTATGTTAAAATAGAAGTTCAATCAGGGGATACTCTTTGGGGGTTAGCTGATCAAGTAAACGACAGCAAATCAATCGATAAAAATGCGTTTATTGACTGGGTCACTCAGCACAACGATCTTGCTTCAACAGAAATCCAGCCTGGTGACATCCTTGTCATACCAGTCAAAAAAGAGCATCCAGTCGTATATCAACTTGCAACAGTACAGTAG
- a CDS encoding aspartyl-phosphate phosphatase Spo0E family protein has protein sequence MTLVKTSLLTQIEEKREELMKVVMHNGMTSTVTIEHSQQLDHLLLQYQRHLHSNSAN, from the coding sequence ATGACTTTGGTAAAAACATCATTATTAACTCAAATCGAAGAAAAAAGAGAAGAGCTGATGAAAGTTGTGATGCACAATGGGATGACATCAACAGTGACCATCGAACATAGCCAGCAGCTAGATCATCTCCTCTTACAATATCAACGACACTTACACTCAAACTCAGCCAACTAA
- the sspO gene encoding small acid-soluble spore protein O — MTKRKANHVIDGMNAAKSQGNGAGYIENDQLVLTEEQRQNNKKRKKNQ; from the coding sequence ATGACAAAACGTAAAGCAAATCATGTGATTGACGGCATGAATGCAGCCAAAAGCCAAGGTAATGGTGCAGGCTATATTGAAAATGACCAACTCGTTTTAACAGAAGAACAAAGACAAAACAATAAAAAACGTAAAAAAAACCAATAG
- a CDS encoding recombinase family protein, with the protein MNAIIYARVSTVKEEQETSLKRQEEELLALAAMHKMNVVKVIKEKASGYDLDRDGVFDMLATLKEESIDAVLIQDETRLGRGQAKIALLHCLFKENVKVYSTFHRGELELSEADEMVIEIVGVVEEYQRKIHNLKIKRGMRRAVERGYQPELNLKQQDHAPGRERIEVPISEIVRLRKNNMTFAEIAATLQALGFDISKATVHRRYQEYEKGLTT; encoded by the coding sequence ATGAATGCAATCATCTATGCGAGAGTAAGCACTGTCAAAGAAGAGCAGGAAACCTCGCTGAAGAGACAAGAAGAAGAATTGCTAGCTTTAGCTGCTATGCACAAGATGAATGTGGTTAAAGTCATTAAAGAAAAAGCAAGCGGGTATGATCTAGATCGCGATGGTGTGTTTGATATGCTAGCTACACTAAAAGAAGAGTCAATTGATGCTGTTCTTATCCAGGATGAAACACGTCTCGGAAGAGGACAAGCAAAAATTGCGCTTCTTCATTGTCTTTTTAAAGAGAATGTAAAGGTGTACAGTACGTTTCATAGAGGCGAACTTGAGCTTTCAGAAGCAGATGAAATGGTGATTGAGATCGTAGGAGTCGTTGAAGAGTATCAACGAAAAATTCATAACCTGAAAATCAAGCGGGGAATGAGAAGAGCCGTTGAACGAGGGTATCAGCCCGAACTGAATTTAAAACAGCAGGATCATGCGCCTGGTCGTGAGCGTATTGAAGTGCCGATTTCAGAAATTGTTCGATTAAGAAAAAATAACATGACCTTCGCAGAAATCGCAGCAACTCTTCAGGCACTAGGTTTCGACATTTCAAAAGCAACGGTCCATAGAAGGTATCAAGAATATGAAAAAGGTCTGACCACCTAA
- a CDS encoding Hsp20/alpha crystallin family protein, with the protein MENEKQSNSSDFLEIDDWLNVLMDDPFAWYDEHLPIDLYETSRDYIIEIDVSTLSITDVKLTFAGHELTLCCTVQKQNVEGEQPIEKSVMLPFYLNDKEIETEYENRIISIRIKKSSDHPREAFSFQIPHFKH; encoded by the coding sequence ATGGAGAATGAAAAGCAATCGAATTCCTCTGATTTTCTAGAAATAGATGATTGGCTCAATGTTTTAATGGATGATCCATTTGCCTGGTATGATGAACACCTCCCAATTGACCTTTATGAAACAAGCCGTGATTATATTATTGAGATTGATGTCTCCACCCTATCGATCACCGATGTAAAGCTGACCTTCGCTGGACATGAGCTGACTCTCTGTTGCACGGTACAAAAGCAAAATGTTGAAGGCGAACAGCCAATTGAAAAAAGTGTCATGCTCCCTTTTTATTTGAACGACAAAGAGATTGAAACAGAATACGAAAACCGAATCATTTCGATAAGAATTAAAAAAAGTTCCGACCATCCACGCGAGGCATTTTCCTTTCAAATCCCGCACTTCAAACATTAA
- a CDS encoding YneF family protein, translating into MDLWVVILVGVVALLAGVALGFFIARKYMMSYLKKNPPINEQMLRMMMMQMGMKPSQKKINQMMKAMNNQAK; encoded by the coding sequence ATGGATTTATGGGTTGTCATCCTTGTAGGCGTTGTTGCACTGCTTGCAGGAGTTGCACTCGGATTCTTTATTGCTCGTAAGTATATGATGAGCTACTTGAAAAAGAATCCACCAATTAATGAACAAATGCTTCGAATGATGATGATGCAAATGGGCATGAAACCGTCCCAGAAGAAAATCAATCAAATGATGAAAGCCATGAACAACCAAGCGAAATAA
- a CDS encoding trypsin-like serine peptidase has protein sequence MKKVKMLLPSLLVFGALSVPSFAHAASDSVLTSDYDMVTSDGKVISSSDFHNDTKSPSSFDKVDDLSSTVGEKVKPLSKYVKDFQTKVVIGDDGRTKVANTRVAPYNSIAYITFGGSSCTGTLIAPNKILTNGHCVYNTASRSYSAKGSVYPGMNDSTAVNGSANMTEFYVPSGYINTGASQYDFAVIKTDTNIGNTVGYRSIRQVTNLTGTTIKISGYPGDKMRSTGKVSQWEMSGPVTREDTNLAYYTIDTFSGNSGSAMLDQNQQIVGVHNAGYSNGTINGGPKATAAFVEFINYAKAQ, from the coding sequence ATGAAAAAGGTGAAAATGTTACTCCCTTCTCTACTCGTTTTTGGTGCTTTAAGTGTGCCTAGTTTTGCCCATGCCGCATCGGATTCAGTATTAACATCTGATTATGACATGGTGACTTCTGATGGAAAGGTGATCTCTTCAAGTGATTTCCACAATGATACGAAATCCCCCTCATCCTTTGATAAAGTGGATGATCTATCTTCAACTGTTGGTGAAAAAGTAAAACCACTATCAAAATATGTAAAGGACTTTCAAACTAAAGTCGTCATTGGAGACGACGGTAGAACAAAAGTAGCAAACACAAGAGTAGCACCATATAATTCAATTGCTTATATTACATTTGGCGGCTCAAGCTGTACGGGGACACTCATTGCCCCTAACAAAATTTTGACAAACGGACACTGCGTGTACAATACAGCATCAAGAAGTTATAGTGCAAAAGGATCGGTGTATCCAGGGATGAATGATAGCACTGCGGTAAATGGGTCAGCGAATATGACAGAGTTCTATGTACCAAGCGGATATATCAATACAGGTGCGAGCCAATATGATTTTGCCGTGATCAAAACAGATACGAACATTGGCAATACAGTCGGTTACCGTTCCATCCGTCAGGTGACAAACTTAACTGGAACAACGATTAAAATTTCTGGATATCCAGGTGATAAAATGAGATCGACTGGCAAGGTGTCGCAGTGGGAGATGTCAGGTCCTGTGACAAGAGAAGATACGAATCTCGCATACTATACGATTGATACATTTAGCGGAAATTCAGGCTCAGCGATGCTAGATCAAAATCAGCAAATCGTTGGGGTTCATAACGCAGGGTATTCAAACGGAACGATTAATGGCGGTCCAAAAGCGACAGCTGCCTTTGTTGAATTTATCAACTATGCAAAAGCGCAATAA